In Myxococcus stipitatus, a single window of DNA contains:
- the amrB gene encoding AmmeMemoRadiSam system protein B: protein MSRVRTPAVAGSFYPANPSTLARQVDGWLEQARPSVVGAPAALIVPHAGYVYSGPVAAAAYATLRALPPSRPAPRVLLLGPCHFLPLRGVVHPDVDALCTPLGEVRVDPELHRRAARLGHVSASMEAHELEHSLEVQLPFLQRALGAFTVLPLLVGRTGAEDVAALLDALWAPDVLPVVTSDLSHHLPYEHARRVDQATVEQVLALRAPLEVDNACCAVAISGLLLAARRRGLRPVLLDLRSSGDASGERAGVVGYGAFVFYPPTQPLHPRPEDSS, encoded by the coding sequence ATGTCTCGTGTGCGCACGCCCGCGGTCGCGGGCTCGTTCTATCCCGCCAATCCCTCCACGCTGGCGCGCCAGGTCGATGGTTGGTTGGAGCAGGCGCGCCCCTCCGTCGTCGGCGCGCCCGCCGCGCTCATCGTCCCCCATGCCGGCTATGTGTATTCCGGGCCCGTGGCGGCGGCGGCCTACGCCACCTTGAGGGCGCTCCCGCCCTCGCGCCCCGCGCCGCGGGTGCTGCTGCTGGGCCCCTGCCACTTCCTGCCGCTGCGAGGCGTGGTGCACCCGGACGTGGACGCGCTGTGCACGCCCCTGGGCGAGGTGCGCGTGGACCCGGAGCTGCACCGCCGCGCTGCGCGGCTGGGGCACGTGTCCGCGTCGATGGAGGCGCACGAACTGGAGCACTCGCTGGAGGTGCAGCTTCCCTTCCTCCAGCGCGCGCTGGGGGCCTTCACCGTGCTGCCGCTGCTGGTGGGGCGGACGGGCGCGGAGGACGTCGCGGCGCTGCTCGACGCGCTCTGGGCGCCGGACGTGCTGCCCGTCGTCACCTCCGACCTGTCGCACCACCTGCCCTACGAGCACGCGCGCCGCGTGGACCAGGCCACCGTCGAACAGGTGCTCGCGCTCCGCGCGCCGCTGGAGGTCGACAACGCCTGCTGCGCGGTGGCCATCAGCGGCCTGCTGCTGGCGGCCCGGCGGCGCGGCCTGCGCCCCGTCCTGCTCGACCTGCGCAGCTCGGGAGACGCCTCCGGCGAGCGCGCGGGCGTCGTGGGCTACGGCGCCTTCGTCTTCTACCCACCCACGCAGCCCCTCCACCCCCGACCCGAGGACTCCTCGTGA
- a CDS encoding PQQ-dependent sugar dehydrogenase — MTPRALLASIPRRALLCCCVLAAPALAEAPLDPPASSNIRVIPMTPTPIHLQVGALPPPFATPSATKNPTSIPPPANATLRAPAGFAVNVFADQLSAPRWLTLTPEGDVLVVESAAHRIRRLRDANRDGVAEARDVFATAEANGLNLPLGVAFNDTHFFVGNTNAVRRYPYRSGQGRLQGMGEQLTALPGLGYNQHWTRNVRISPDGQRLFVTVGSQSNVSVEPSPRASVLVMGLDGANKKVFASGLRNPVGLDFHPRTGEPYVTVNERDGLGDDLVPDFFTRIQQDAFYGWPYAYLSKAHLDPRRTHNGQSESPAMVAKTVTPDVLFQAHSAALGLAFYRGTAFPTRYRNGAFVAFRGSWNRSRGTGFKVVFIPFDAQNRPTGAYEDFLTGFLTDPAVPTTWARPVGLLELPDGSLLVTDDTRNRVYRIRWVGTAGVEPGAPEGASSGEDPGAPAPPGQDARPR; from the coding sequence GTGACTCCGCGCGCCCTCCTGGCCTCCATCCCGCGCCGCGCCCTGCTGTGCTGCTGCGTCCTGGCGGCCCCGGCCCTCGCCGAGGCCCCGCTGGACCCGCCCGCCTCCTCGAACATCCGCGTCATCCCCATGACGCCCACGCCCATCCACCTCCAGGTGGGCGCGCTGCCTCCGCCCTTCGCGACGCCGAGCGCCACCAAGAACCCCACCTCCATCCCGCCTCCCGCCAACGCCACGCTGCGCGCGCCCGCGGGCTTCGCCGTCAACGTGTTCGCGGACCAGCTCTCCGCCCCGCGCTGGCTGACGCTGACGCCGGAGGGAGACGTGCTGGTGGTGGAGAGCGCCGCCCATCGCATCCGCCGCCTGCGGGACGCGAACAGGGACGGCGTGGCCGAAGCACGCGACGTCTTCGCCACCGCGGAGGCCAACGGGCTGAACCTGCCCCTGGGCGTCGCCTTCAATGACACGCACTTCTTCGTGGGCAACACCAACGCCGTGCGCCGCTACCCGTACCGCTCGGGGCAGGGCCGTCTCCAGGGCATGGGGGAGCAGCTCACGGCGCTGCCGGGGCTCGGCTACAACCAGCACTGGACGCGCAACGTGCGCATCTCCCCGGACGGGCAGCGCCTCTTCGTCACGGTGGGCAGCCAGAGCAACGTGAGCGTGGAGCCATCGCCGCGCGCGTCCGTGCTGGTGATGGGGCTGGATGGCGCCAACAAGAAGGTGTTCGCCAGCGGCCTGCGCAACCCCGTGGGCCTGGACTTCCACCCGCGCACGGGCGAGCCCTACGTCACCGTCAACGAGCGCGACGGCCTGGGCGACGACCTGGTGCCCGACTTCTTCACCCGCATCCAGCAGGACGCCTTCTACGGCTGGCCCTACGCGTACCTCTCCAAGGCGCACCTGGACCCGCGGCGGACGCACAACGGCCAGAGCGAGTCACCAGCGATGGTGGCGAAGACGGTGACGCCGGACGTGCTCTTCCAGGCGCACTCGGCGGCGCTGGGGCTCGCCTTCTACCGGGGCACCGCCTTCCCCACGCGCTACCGCAACGGCGCCTTCGTCGCCTTCCGGGGGAGCTGGAACCGCTCGCGGGGCACGGGCTTCAAGGTCGTGTTCATCCCCTTCGATGCCCAGAACCGCCCCACGGGTGCCTACGAGGACTTCCTCACCGGCTTCCTCACGGACCCCGCAGTGCCCACCACGTGGGCGCGCCCGGTGGGCCTGCTGGAGTTGCCCGACGGCAGCCTGCTGGTGACGGACGACACCCGCAACCGCGTCTACCGCATCCGCTGGGTGGGGACCGCCGGCGTCGAACCCGGAGCCCCGGAGGGCGCGTCCTCCGGAGAGGACCCCGGCGCGCCAGCCCCGCCGGGGCAGGACGCGCGCCCGCGGTGA
- a CDS encoding TIGR02265 family protein: MKRELESRLALVQPNEHIRGMHFAAVLDTVRFLGGEQAVKQLMDAGDFPADLDPTELYPVPPFLRLFFAAVNLLSPQLGGAEEAMRQIGVQGTLAFVRSMFGTEVRQQVGGDPKQLVNMLPEAYRMAIDFGELVVEWTGSRAGLIHMRRIFTPVAYNEGMLEGALQAVGAQDIRVEGRQTSLLDSEYTLSWDD, translated from the coding sequence GTGAAACGGGAGCTGGAGTCGCGGCTCGCCCTGGTGCAGCCGAACGAGCACATCCGCGGCATGCACTTCGCGGCGGTGCTCGACACCGTGCGGTTCCTCGGCGGGGAGCAGGCCGTCAAGCAGCTCATGGACGCGGGTGACTTCCCCGCGGACCTGGACCCGACGGAGCTCTACCCCGTGCCGCCCTTCCTGCGGCTGTTCTTCGCCGCGGTGAACCTGCTGTCCCCGCAGCTGGGAGGCGCCGAGGAGGCCATGCGCCAGATTGGCGTGCAGGGCACGCTCGCCTTCGTGCGCTCCATGTTCGGCACGGAGGTGCGGCAGCAGGTGGGCGGCGACCCGAAGCAGCTCGTCAACATGCTGCCGGAGGCCTACCGCATGGCCATCGACTTCGGCGAGCTGGTGGTGGAGTGGACGGGCTCGCGCGCGGGCCTCATCCACATGCGCCGCATCTTCACGCCCGTCGCCTACAACGAGGGCATGCTCGAGGGCGCGCTCCAGGCCGTGGGCGCCCAGGACATCCGCGTCGAGGGGCGGCAGACGTCGCTGCTCGACAGCGAGTACACCCTCTCCTGGGACGACTGA
- a CDS encoding DUF3817 domain-containing protein: MLKTPLGRFRAVALAEGLSFVALLFVAMPLKYAADMPLAVRYTGMTHGLLFVLYLLALMEAAIALRWSFGRVAMAFGASLVPFGNFLLDAKLRKDTQ; the protein is encoded by the coding sequence ATGCTGAAGACCCCTCTCGGACGCTTCCGTGCCGTGGCCCTCGCGGAGGGCCTGTCCTTCGTCGCCCTGCTCTTCGTCGCGATGCCGCTGAAGTACGCGGCCGACATGCCCCTGGCGGTGCGCTACACGGGCATGACGCACGGGCTGCTGTTCGTGCTGTACCTCCTCGCGTTGATGGAGGCGGCCATCGCGCTGCGCTGGTCCTTCGGCCGCGTGGCGATGGCGTTCGGCGCGTCGCTGGTCCCCTTCGGCAACTTTCTGCTCGACGCGAAGCTGCGCAAGGACACGCAGTAG